In one window of Clavelina lepadiformis chromosome 4, kaClaLepa1.1, whole genome shotgun sequence DNA:
- the LOC143452049 gene encoding nose resistant to fluoxetine protein 6-like, with the protein MRFICVTFLLLLLCFCYGYNCLEVVDDSSQKTVEKQSTEFEPNEEFVAFSPFMQLFSDGYFDDILGTVVQAVEHLDENMEEEPDMKTCRKQWLTFINDLQSQPYALRMADTWGRKQSGILDGNVQWMGNYYECIEAKGPDFNGKWCQAFMDHKHEPNMDQLSRPPSVGTCVPSGCSENSITKIFHEILSFKSNIKTGNTTLLNVQCPLTTEQLEWTTADTLAIAVTCMVIVLNLIATFVDFITRHNNAKDKKVSERTDNYDKKSQSTKSPRLLTKMVLCFSMISNGEKLLTTNYSGGSLGILNGIRFLSTAWVALGHVHIDGQKGTGNHVSSSRYLKSKFAFMPIINFYYSVDTFFFLGGLLVSYLGMKQLTKTNGRMNILLTYIHRFIRITPVYAYVMLFSMGILKWLGSGPQWSNFPLIPHDGCQDVWWTNLLYINNFFPPLNLCMAWCWYLAVDMQFYLLTPFILLATYRWPRVGISLMVFFTIASMAVCGILSALGPIQPFALIRTQTIGLLDSSSEILTYDMKFRYDIYYLPWARLHVYMIGMLTGYVLFATKGKLTIPKWLVVLGWLASAGSCFAIIFGLYPQTSTDTDLDTGLATIYNTFERPVYGLCLSWVIIACTSGYGGPVTKFLNWKIFNPLSRLTFSFYLIHLLVLMWFFLSRNNMIHCQTIDFIFIYIGTLLVSLILSFFVCLTIEWPTMELAKVLLPSKRGYPSDRDEKSDQKKLLKQQ; encoded by the exons ATGAGGTTTATCTGTgtaacatttttgttgttacttTTGTGCTTTTGTTATGGATACAACTGCCTTGAAGTAGTTGATGATTCTTCCCAGAAAACTGTAGAAAAACAATCGACAGAATTTGAACCAAACGAGGAATTCGTTGCTTTCTCTCCCTTCATGCAACTGTTCAGTGATGGAtattttgatgacattctcgGAACGGTTGTCCA AGCTGTTGAACATTTGGATGAAAATATGGAAGAAGAACCAGACATGAAAACCTGTCGCAAGCAATGGCTTACCTTTATAAACGATCTTCAATCTCAACCTTATGCTTTGAGAA TGGCTGACACCTGGGGACGAAAGCAAAGTGGAATATTGGATGGAAATGTTCAATGGATGGGTAATTATTATGAATGTATTGAAGCTAAAGGCCCTGACTTCAATGGAAAATGGTGCCAGGCTTTCATGGATCATAAACACGAG CCCAACATGGATCAATTATCAAGACCTCCTTCAGTTGGAACTTGTGTTCCTTCAGGGTGCTCCGAAAATTCTATCACAAAAATCTTTCATGAAATATtgagttttaaaagtaatatcAAAACTGGAAATACCACATTGCTTAACGTACAGTGTCCTTTAACGACTGAACAACTAGAATGGACAACAGCCGACACCTTGGCAAT TGCGGTCACTTGCATGGTAATAGTCTTAAACTTGATTGCAACATTTGTGGATTTCATCACAAGACACAATAACGCAAAGGACAAGAAGGTTTCTGAACGCACAGACAACTACGATAAAAAGTCGCAATCAACGAAAAGTCCACGTTTGCTCA CAAAAATGGTTTTATGCTTCTCCATGATTTCAAATGGTGAAAAACTGCTAACAACGAATTATTCTGGTGGCTCTTTGGGTATTCTTAATGGAATCCGATTTCTAAGTACAGCATGGGTTGCACTCGGACACGTTCATATTGATGGTCAGAAGGGAACAG GTAACCATGTGTCGTCCTCAAGATacttaaaatcaaaatttgcttttatgcCGATAATCAATTTCTACTACTCCGTCGACACTTTCTTCTTCTTGGGAGGTTTGTTAGTTTCTTATCTCGGTATGAAGCAACTCACTAAAACCAATGGTCGCATGAACATCTTATTGACTTACATACATCGATTTATCAG GATAACACCAGTCTACGCTTACGTGATGCTTTTCTCTATGGGAATACTTAAGTGGTTGGGAAGCGGGCCACAGTGGAGTAATTTTCCATTGATACCACATGATGGCTGCCAAGACGTTTGGTGGACTAATCTTCTTTacatcaacaatttttttcctcCTCTTAACTTG TGTATGGCCTGGTGCTGGTACTTGGCGGTGGACATGCAGTTTTATCTTCTGACTCCGTTCATTCTTCTTGCCACCTACCG GTGGCCTCGAGTCGGAATATCTTTGATGGTCTTCTTTACTATTGCAAGTATGGCTGTTTGCGGAATATTGTCTGCCCTTGGTCCTATTCAACCATTTGCATTAATTAGGACTCAAACCATTGGCCT GTTGGACTCATCGTCTGAAATTCTAACCTACGACATGAAGTTCAGATATGATATATACTACCTACCATGGGCCAGATTACACGTGTACATGATTGGAATGTTAACTGGTTATGTGCTATTCGCTACTAAGGGCAAATtgacaattccaaaa TGGTTGGTCGTTTTGGGATGGTTGGCATCGGCCGGCAGCTGCTTCGCGATCATTTTCGGTTTATATCCACAAACCAGCACAGATACTGATTTAGACACTGGATTGGCAACAATTTACAATACTTTTGAAAGACCTGTGTACGGACTTTGCCTTAGCTGGGTGATAATAGCTTGTACATCTGGATATGGAG GTCCTGTTACAAAGTTTCTgaattggaaaattttcaaccCCCTCAGCCGATTAACTTTCTCCTTCTACCTCATTCACTTGTTGGTATTGATGTGGTTCTTTTTGAGCCGGAATAACATGATCCATTGCCAGACCATTGACTTTATCTTCATTTACATAg GCACTTTGCTCGTCAGTctcattttgtcattttttgtctGTTTAACCATTGAATGGCCGACCATGGAACTGGCCAAAGTCCTTCTGCCTTCCAAACGAGGTTATCCCTCCGACCGAGATGAAAAGTCTGATCAGAAGAAATTGTTGAAGCAACAGTGA
- the LOC143452750 gene encoding uncharacterized protein LOC143452750, which translates to MFSDESMVWFNVNPAIYRAVQYVFALITLYILSGLLRHLYRLHCHCCVCTHGKNVANRPGNCDRNGAETKENPGLSREPSYRRKTQDKNYKAASISMLALSIVTCILALMHVLVDVWVFSVQDRLSTDLFCVRQTLSGLLYFLCVLCVYLFLWIRQRMFYSHPVLRHLSGPRLVCFSWSVLVCIVITMSTFIALYFVPHFMPEWNGDGFDPEMGNNNNQTETVAMTVPTEPSPTFSGQPSCFYRRKKIYLVLHLLLTLVCLYFQIALQFLFAYPVFCHRRHLTKLHRKRFEVRSNETKSDAKVKIPPRNVLSCPALSDYQESSQPLTSSNQLQVKDDFVTISSRETDSSVPIGAKRTLSDSCLLHSRTDLDTREGSLKISDRPNSLQKIQLATNGDVKLERAVQKSKKRSRNANQSKDATSLKKRNYRFAVTASLQKDRCLTRKRVARAPSMRQKTPGNARLRHYVVRCFVMSLICCVSDLIAFGFSLYTQMSAKTFYMDIFRNQTTDYFGNDVINNTTTGNAMLNEKVTISLLSALAYNGNMIINLFCVLLCYDDWRSMLFPCCAEPCENKRCCTIVKSYNRKKLFSTSSTDACKSGESPHKESSVTFEN; encoded by the exons ATGTTCTCAGATGAAAGCATGGTTTGGTTCAATGTGAACCCCGCGATATACCGCGCAGTGCAGTACGTCTTTGCGCTGATTACTCTGTACATCTTGAGCGGACTACTCCGGCATCTTTATCGTTTGCACTGCCATTGCTGCGTATGCACACACGGGAAAAACGTCGCCAATCGGCCGGGAAACTGTGACCGAAATGGGGCGGAGACAAAGGAAAATCCCGGGCTCAGCCGAGAACCTTCGTACCGCCGCAAAACACAGGACAAGAATTACAAGGCAGCCTCAATATCCATGTTGGCTCTGTCAATAGTAACTTGCATTCTGGCTTTAATGCACGTTCTAGTCGACGTTTGGGTGTTTTCAGTGCAGGACCGACTGTCAACCGATTTATTTTGCGTGAGGCAAACGCTAAGCGGTTTGCTGTACTTCTTGTGCGTTCTCTGCGTCTACTTGTTTCTATGGATACGACAGCGGATGTTTTACAGTCACCCTGTATTACGTCATCTATCTGGACCTCGTTTGGTATGTTTCAGCTGGTCAGTACTGGTCTGCATTGTCATCACCATGTCCACGTTCATCGCCTTGTATTTTGTTCCACACTTCATGCCCGAGTGGAACGGAGATGGATTCGACCCTGAAATGGGAAACAATAATAACCAGACCGAG ACCGTTGCCATGACAGTACCAACTGAACCGTCACCAACCTTTTCTGGTCAGCCATCGTGCTTCTacagaagaaagaaaatcTATCTCGTTTTGCATTTGTTGCTCACACTCGTATGCCTATATTTTCAG ATTGCCCTCCAGTTTCTTTTCGCTTATCCCGTCTTCTGCCACCGACGTCATCTTACAAAGTTGCACCGGAAGCGATTTGAAGTTAGATCGAACGAAACGAAAAGTGACGCGAAGGTCAAGATCCCCCCAAGAAATGTCCTTTCCTGTCCGGCCTTATCTGACTATCAGGAAAGTAGTCAACCACTCACGTCATCCAATCAGCTACAAGTAAAAGACGATTTCGTCACGATAAGTTCGCGCGAAACTGATAGCTCGGTGCCAATTGGCGCGAAAAGAACTTTGTCGGATTCTTGTTTGTTGCATTCCAGAACCGATTTGGATACTCGAGAAGGTTCTCTAAAAATCTCAGATCGCCCCAATTCGCTGCAGAAGATTCAACTCGCAACTAACGGTGACGTAAAATTAGAACGTGCGGTTCAGAAGAGCAAGAAACGCTCGAGAAACGCTAACCAATCAAAAGATGCTACGTCACTGAAAAAACGGAATTACCGCTTCGCTGTCACAGCCAGTCTGCAGAAAGATCGGTGCTTGACTAGAAAAagagtcgctcgggcgccctcTATGCGCCAGAAAACGCCGGGAAACGCGCGATTGCGTCACTATGTCGTCAGATGCTTCGTGATGTCGCTCATTTGTTGCGTATCCGACCTAATCGCGTTCGGATTTTCTCTTTACACCCAAATGAGCGCAAAAACGTTTTACATGGACATCTTCCGCAATCAAACCACAGATTACTtcggaaatgacgtcataaacaatACCACGACCGGAAACGCCATGTTGAACGAAAAAGTGACTATCTCCCTGCTGTCGGCGCTCGCTTATAACGGGAACATGATCATCaacttgttttgtgttttgttgtgCTACGACGACTGGAGGTCGATGCTCTTTCCCTGCTGCGCCGAACCGTGTGAGAATAAGCGCTGCTGTACCATTGTTAAATCATATAATCGTAAGAAACTTTTTTCCACATCCAGCACCGACGCTTGCAAAAGTGGAGAAAGCCCTCACAAGGAAAGCAGCGTAACCTTCGAAAATTAA
- the LOC143453135 gene encoding AH receptor-interacting protein-like: MVIMTEKVGKFKVQKNILKHGNGKKPSFETGSKATFHFRTIKENNKEQVVIDDSRKWGKPFELLIGRSFKLECWEECVATMMHGEIAQFVCPLQCVMDYPTISKSLRDLHFGKKQSGHSCGLHAAHDGLGYDDLNQLQQNMVPLVFEFELLKVEGINTYEKELWQMDANEMLASIPKYHEDGNRLFRNGKIDEAEKKYANAIGCLKHLQIKERPGTDSWIDLDKQQIPLLLNYAQCKLNQGEYTVCITNCSEVLEKIDGNNNVKALFKRGKAHSHILDETECRADFDLALKLDPSIRGQVNRELKALSVRQKQRDCQLSKHLKGMFETD, translated from the exons ATGGTAATAATGACTGAAAAAGTAGGCAAGTTTAAAgttcaaaaaaacattttaaaacatggAAATGGAAAGAAACCATCATTTGAGACAGGATCTAAAGCTACTTTTCACTTCAGAACAATCAAGGAAAACAATAAG GAGCAAGTTGTTATTGATGATTCTCGGAAGTGGGGAAAACCCTTTGAGCTCCTTATTGGTCGAAGTTTTAAATTGGAATGTTGGGAGGAATGTGTGGCAACAATGATGCACGGCGAAATTGCGCAATTCGTGTGCCCACTCCAATGTGTTATGGATTATCCAACCATATCAAAAAGTCTTCGCGATCTTCACTTTG GGAAGAAGCAATCGGGTCATTCGTGTGGTTTACACGCTGCCCACGATGGTCTCGGTTATGACGATTTAAATCAACTTCAGCAGAATATGGTGCCTCTAGTGTTTGAGTTTGAACTGTTAAAG GTTGAGGGGATCAACACATACGAGAAAGAGTTATGGCAAATGGATGCAAACGAAATGTTGGCGAGCATTCCTAA ATATCACGAAGATGGAAACAGGTTGTTTCGAAATGGGAAGATCGATGAAGCGGAAAAGAAATACGCAAATGCAATTGGCTGCCTGAAGCACCTCCAAATAAAG GAACGACCTGGCACTGATTCTTGGATAGATCTTGACAAGCAACAGATCCCTCTGCTTCTAAACTACGCCCAGTGCAAACTGAACCAGGGTGAATATACAGTTTGTATCACGAACTGCAGCGAGGTCTTGGAGAAAATCGATGGAAAT AACAACGTCAAGGCATTGTTCAAACGTGGCAAGGCGCACTCTCATATCCTTGATGAGACAGAATGCAGAGCTGACTTTGACCTTGCTCTTAAACTTGACCCCAGCATAAGGGGCCAAGTGAATAGAGAATTGAAAGCGCTGAGCGTTCGACAAAAACAACGAGATTGTCAACTTTCTAAACACTTGAAGGGAATGTTTGAGACAGATTGA
- the LOC143452878 gene encoding centrosomal protein of 95 kDa-like encodes MDLISDQDVVRLSNAVVLKCNLGININEASQCTSDFILVLYHAIMGEFPAGVLTDCTTTESQEHNITCVVDTLSNDYLHVDLSHISPSCFVEGDPATVYNLLEILDGLLEFMLDQISSNADSGDEADVDSDQFSVQSNLLKQQNLESDTSVCTADLINYDVTPHKFSEVEEGEQFVPLPRSFSPASSKDEWEELRPSLNEITEHTLNSTDLSRNAVVSDRTESLINLDDDIEPRPMLIESLKHPADAGSTQRILNDLTNSLSKSLGLGSTYKIPDKPEPDVILDTSVKGSGMSVSDVTSERSHDGSVKSTSVILEDKEQLSEEDNQTPTSQISEGLDVADGIPRPTLGDQNSRNNALRSTYTTNGSYVPERQHGESDSGILPPNRDWEALLENLQKTVEESKKVRKKYFVTPHKDGSTTVDDTGESVNETEQAHVDSTGSSTDALGESYGESLRMKQKQKNVRFEDTVSTQTAEELKNFKDVLRKEKELQDIKNQVLSSSYRDHLDEVEEVERRKIKPLVDRADSTERFLRGAIIQQQKRAQRSQLGKQSSMKKDLAAAAKWKSWQTTNVQKTPNSRMRPIKKKIQGNMVIGEHDLLPALIAEFPGLELSSTALNNAWRKQFQQIERLTRSESNHMRQKRNNEKQLQEAHHKHELLTEIMRREHEHNQRVRDSKDRASNKREAQRNMKDRRQQSARVRRYYRDYQLQMRSRMLKRRTREEKLFKNLFEEGLSIQRSRLNDLRCYARDKRNEQQRRQRDEIESMENYYKDQFAILAETLEKEKTDLRIRDKSQTKLLRQMKSGLREKMEREVRDLQERIVRDDEDIYFREMEADRIRRQLQLATYHAKFHGSLKHDI; translated from the exons ATGGATCTAATCTCCGATCAAG ATGTTGTTCGACTTTCGAATGCAGTCGTCCTCAAGTGCAATTTGGGAATCAATATCAATGAAGCTTCCCAATGCACAAGTGATTTCATCCTGGTGCTTTACCACGCTATCATGGGGGAATTCCCTGctg GTGTACTTACTGATTGTACAACGACGGAGTCACAGGAGCACAACATCACATGTGTCGTTGACACGTTGTCAAACGATTACCTTCACGTTGATCTCTCTCACATCTCGCCGTCATGCTTCGTTGAAGGCGACCCAGCAACCGTGTACAACTTGCTTGAAATTCTCGATGGATTGCTCGAGTTTATGCTCGATCAGATCAGCAGTAATGCAGACAGTGGTG ATGAAGCTGATGTTGATTCTGATCAATTTAGTGTGCAAAGTAATTTGCTCAAACAACAAAACCTCGAAAG CGATACTTCCGTATGCACTGCTGACCTCATCAACTATGATGTCACACCTCACAAGTTTTCTGAAGTGGAGGAAGGAGAACAATTTGTTCCTCTTCCAAGATCTTTCTCTCCCGCGTCCAGCAAAGATGAGTGGGAGGAGTTACGTCCAAGTTTAAACGAGATCACGGAACACACTCTAAATTCAACTGACTTGAGCAGAAATGCTGTGGTCAGTGATAGAACCGAGTCGTTGATTAATTTGGACGATGACATCGAACCTCGTCCGATGTTGATCGAGTCGTTAAAGCATCCTGCAGATGCAGGAAGCACTCAAAGGATTCTCAACGATCTTACAAACTCTCTCTCAAAGTCGTTGGGTCTCGGTTCAACTTACAAAATCCCCGACAAGCCCGAACCCGATGTAATCCTTGATACCTCAGTTAAAGGATCAGGAATGAGTGTCAGTGATGTCACAAGTGAAAGGTCACACGATGGGTCAGTTAAATCTACGTCGGTCATTTTAGAAGACAAAGAACAACTTTCTGAGGAG GACAACCAAACTCCAACTTCCCAAATATCCGAAGGTCTCGATGTAGCAGATGGGATTCCTCGTCCAACATTGGGCGATCAAAACAGTCGGAACAATGCATTGCGGTCTACTTACACCACAAATGGTTCCTATGTCCCAGAAAGACAACATGG AGAATCGGACTCAGGCATTCTACCTCCAAACCGAGATTGGGAAGCTCTTCTCGAAAATCTTCAGAAGACGGTGGAGGAATCAAAGAAGGTCCggaagaaatattttgtaactCCCCACAAGGATGGTAGCACGACTGTTGATGATACCGGTGAAAG TGTCAATGAAACAGAGCAAGCACATGTAGATTCTACGGGATCCTCGACAG ATGCTCTTGGCGAAAGTTATGGGGAATCCCTGagaatgaaacaaaaacagaagAATGTTCGATTTGAAGACACGGTTTCAACCCAGACTGCTGAAGAACTCAAGAACTTTAAAGACGTTTTAAGGAAAGAAAAGGAACTTCAAGATATTAAGAACCAG GTTCTGTCCAGCAGTTACCGAGATCATCTTGACGAGGTGGAAGAAGTAGAAAggagaaaaataaaacctcTTGTCGATCGCGCTGACTCCACCGAAAGATTTTTAAGAGGTGCCATCATCCAACAGCAGAAGAGAGCTCAAAGGAGTCAACTTGGGAAGCAGTCAAGCATGAAAAAAGATCTCGCCGCCGCAGCGAAGTGGAAGAGTTGGCAAACCACCAACG TCCAAAAAACTCCAAACAGCCGCATGAGACCAATAAAGAAGAAAATCCAGGGCAACATGGTAATCGGGGAACACGACTTGCTCCCTGCTCTCATCGCTGAGTTCCCAGGACTCGAGTTGTCCTCAACTGCGTTGAATAATGCTTGGAGGAAGCAGTTCCAACAGATCGAGAGACTGACTCGGAGTGAAAGCAACCACATGAGGCAAAAGAGGAACAATGAGAAACAG ttACAAGAAGCCCACCACAAACATGAGCTTCTGACGGAGATAATGCGTCGCGAGCACGAACACAACCAGCGGGTCCGAGACTCCAAGGACCGAGCCAGCAACAAGAGGGAGGCGCAACGCAACATGAAGGACCGGAGACAGCAGTCCGCCCGTGTGAGAAGGTATTACAGAGATTACCAACTTCAGATGAGGTCCCGGATGCTAAAAAGACGAACGCGAGAAGAAAAA CTTTTCAAGAATCTCTTCGAGGAAGGCTTAAGCATACAGCGTTCACGCTTGAATGATTTGCGCTGCTACGCACGTGACAAGCGGAATGAACAACAGAGGCGCCAGAGAGACGAGATTGAGTCCATGGAGAATTATTACAAAGATCAATTCGCAATTTTGGCGGAGActcttgaaaaagaaaagactGATCTTCGAATTCGGGATAAATCGCAAACTAAG TTGTTACGTCAGATGAAGAGCGGACTTCGCGAGAAGATGGAGCGCGAGGTCCGCGATCTTCAGGAGAGAATCGTCCGCGATGATGAGGACATCTACTTCCGGGAGATGGAAGCCGATCGTATCCGGCGTCAGCTTCAACTCGCCACCTACCACGCCAAGTTCCACGGTTCACTCAAGCATGACATTTAA